Proteins from a single region of Candidatus Rokuibacteriota bacterium:
- a CDS encoding alpha-hydroxy-acid oxidizing protein, producing the protein MTASPEARFQTLHEIVRAARQNLEPGPWDYLVGGAESETTLRRNRQALDSIAFRPRVLRDVTRIDGTSALFGRPVRLPVLVAPVGSIETFTPGGGATAARAAEEFGIPLMLSSVCTPGLEAVAAAADAFRLFQLYVRGDDGWVDDHVKRAVDHGYAAFCLTVDTAVYSRRERDLARRFVKPWRVRATGFDYQAGLTWDHVKRFKDTHAIPLILKGIVTAEDAGLACDLGVDGIYVSNHGGRQLDHGRGTTEALPEVVAAVAGRAPVLVDGGFLRGTDIVKAVALGAAMVGIGRLACFGLAAAGQAGLVRVLELLEEEIRICLGLLGVERLAQLGGSHLHGATPVAPPHVTSAFPLLDEAIPS; encoded by the coding sequence ATGACCGCGAGCCCGGAGGCGCGGTTCCAGACCCTCCACGAGATCGTCAGGGCCGCGCGCCAGAACCTCGAGCCGGGCCCCTGGGACTATCTCGTGGGCGGCGCCGAGAGCGAGACGACCCTGCGGCGCAACCGCCAGGCGCTGGACTCCATCGCCTTCCGCCCGCGGGTCCTGCGGGACGTCACGCGCATCGACGGCACCTCGGCGCTGTTCGGGCGGCCGGTCCGCCTGCCGGTCCTGGTCGCCCCGGTCGGGTCCATCGAGACCTTCACCCCGGGCGGCGGCGCCACCGCCGCTCGGGCGGCGGAGGAATTCGGCATCCCGCTCATGCTGTCCTCGGTCTGCACGCCGGGGCTCGAGGCCGTCGCGGCGGCGGCCGACGCCTTCCGCCTCTTCCAGCTCTACGTACGCGGCGACGACGGCTGGGTGGACGATCACGTCAAGCGGGCGGTGGATCACGGCTACGCCGCTTTCTGCCTCACGGTGGACACCGCCGTCTACAGCCGCCGCGAGCGCGACCTCGCCCGGCGCTTCGTGAAGCCCTGGCGCGTGCGTGCCACGGGCTTCGACTATCAGGCGGGCCTCACCTGGGACCACGTCAAGCGGTTCAAGGACACCCACGCGATCCCGCTGATCCTCAAGGGCATCGTCACGGCGGAGGACGCGGGGCTTGCCTGTGACCTCGGCGTCGACGGCATCTACGTGTCGAACCACGGCGGGCGGCAACTCGATCACGGCCGCGGCACGACGGAGGCGCTCCCGGAAGTGGTGGCCGCCGTGGCCGGCCGGGCGCCGGTCCTCGTGGATGGCGGGTTCCTGCGCGGCACCGACATCGTCAAGGCGGTGGCCCTGGGGGCAGCCATGGTCGGGATCGGGCGGCTGGCCTGCTTCGGGCTGGCGGCCGCGGGGCAGGCGGGTCTCGTCCGCGTCCTGGAGCTGCTGGAGGAGGAGATCCGCATCTGTCTCGGGCTCCTGGGCGTGGAGCGGCTGGCGCAGCTCGGCGGCTCCCACCTGCACGGGGCGACGCCGGTGGCCCCGCCGCACGTGACCAGCGCCTTCCCCCTCCTGGACGAGGCAATCCCCTCGTGA
- a CDS encoding redoxin domain-containing protein: MTGVRFGQPAPDFTLPSTAGADVTLSALRGQDVVLVFYCFDWGSI; the protein is encoded by the coding sequence GTGACGGGCGTGCGCTTCGGGCAGCCGGCGCCCGACTTCACGCTTCCTTCCACTGCCGGGGCGGATGTCACCCTCTCCGCCCTCCGCGGGCAGGACGTGGTGCTCGTCTTCTACTGCTTCGACTGGGGGAGCATCTGA
- a CDS encoding redoxin domain-containing protein, which translates to MVQVDPRLRARGAVLLGISADSTFSHAAYAAARGFPFPLLSDIHRTVIRAYGVLDEARNVAWRSTFIVDREGALRWGQAGDRHMVRDGGEILRVLDVIASLRVR; encoded by the coding sequence CTGGTCCAGGTCGACCCTCGGCTCCGGGCGCGCGGCGCCGTTCTCCTCGGCATCAGCGCGGACAGCACCTTCTCGCATGCGGCCTACGCCGCGGCGCGCGGCTTCCCCTTTCCGCTCCTGAGTGATATCCACCGGACGGTGATCCGCGCCTACGGGGTGCTGGACGAGGCGCGGAACGTCGCCTGGCGCTCGACCTTCATCGTGGACCGCGAGGGCGCGCTCCGCTGGGGCCAGGCGGGCGACCGTCACATGGTCCGCGACGGCGGCGAGATCCTGCGCGTCCTCGACGTGATCGCGAGCCTCCGCGTGCGCTGA
- a CDS encoding MFS transporter — protein sequence MNASTGRILSPQFLLLWVGAFTFFLSFYLLLPALPLYARGLGIPESLIGLIIGVFAVSSMLVKPLAGWAADHFGRRPLMLAGAALFLAASLLYGVSRTAMALLGVRLVHGAGMGLYPTACAAMVADLAPPARRGEILGFWGAAGNVALALGPLIAVWLSGRLGFSWLFAISATVALATLALAVVQRETLPALTAVRLGLGAMLSRRVAYPCLIVVCLMWTHGLMAAYLPLYAESQGTNPGLFFLVLALVVASVRGYAGQVSDRLGRAPVAAIGLVFTAAGLAALAASRGPWGLVLAGALHGLGFGTAQPPLMAWTVDLVPAAERGKAMGTYYTALELAIAGGAIGSGMILPHAGFRLLFLLTAALPALGATLALARVPRARR from the coding sequence GTGAACGCCTCCACCGGCCGCATCCTCTCGCCGCAGTTCCTGCTCCTCTGGGTCGGCGCCTTCACCTTCTTCCTCTCTTTCTACCTGCTGCTTCCGGCGCTGCCGCTGTACGCGCGCGGACTGGGCATCCCGGAGTCCCTCATCGGCCTCATCATCGGTGTCTTCGCGGTCTCTTCCATGCTCGTGAAGCCTCTGGCCGGCTGGGCCGCGGACCACTTCGGCCGCCGGCCGCTCATGCTGGCGGGCGCGGCGCTCTTCCTCGCCGCCTCCCTTCTCTATGGCGTGAGCCGGACGGCCATGGCGCTGCTCGGCGTGCGCCTCGTTCACGGCGCCGGCATGGGGCTCTATCCCACCGCGTGCGCCGCCATGGTCGCGGATCTGGCACCGCCCGCGCGTCGGGGGGAGATCCTGGGATTCTGGGGCGCCGCCGGGAACGTCGCGCTGGCGCTCGGACCGTTGATCGCCGTCTGGCTCTCCGGGCGCCTGGGCTTCTCCTGGCTCTTCGCCATCTCGGCCACCGTCGCCCTGGCAACGCTGGCCCTGGCCGTCGTGCAGCGCGAGACACTGCCGGCGCTGACAGCCGTCCGGCTCGGCCTCGGGGCGATGCTGAGCCGCAGGGTGGCCTACCCCTGCCTCATCGTCGTCTGCCTCATGTGGACTCACGGGCTGATGGCGGCGTATCTCCCGCTCTACGCGGAATCCCAGGGCACGAACCCGGGCCTCTTCTTCCTCGTGCTCGCGCTGGTGGTGGCCTCCGTGAGGGGCTATGCGGGGCAGGTCTCGGACCGGCTGGGGCGCGCCCCGGTGGCAGCCATCGGCCTCGTTTTCACCGCCGCGGGCCTGGCGGCCCTGGCAGCGAGTCGCGGGCCGTGGGGGCTCGTGCTAGCGGGCGCGCTTCACGGCCTCGGCTTCGGGACCGCACAGCCGCCCCTCATGGCCTGGACCGTGGACCTCGTGCCGGCGGCCGAGCGGGGCAAGGCGATGGGGACCTACTACACGGCGCTGGAGCTGGCAATCGCCGGGGGCGCCATCGGCTCGGGGATGATCCTGCCGCATGCGGGCTTCCGGCTCCTGTTCCTGCTCACGGCCGCGCTGCCGGCCCTGGGCGCCACGCTGGCCCTCGCCCGGGTGCCCCGCGCCCGGCGATGA
- a CDS encoding ATP-binding protein: MFARRLKLPPPGTETFFLWGPRQTGKTTLLQAAYPDALWIDLLKAEEYRRYVQNPELLRGELAARPSVRQVVIDEVQKVPQLLDEAHWLHERRGIRLALCGSSARKVKRGQANLLGGRAVRYELLGLTAREIGREFDLDRMLNHGYLPLIYLSNEPRRLLNSYVADYLKEEVAAEGLVRTLPVFSEFLNIAALSDAEIVNFSTIARECGVSSHTVKGYFGILEDTLLGRWLPAHTRRPKRRVIGAPKFYFADTGVVNHLARRGELHRGSELYGKAFENWVFHELSAHNAYAERFATLSHWRVASGIEVDFVVNDMQLAIEAKATARITADHLKGLRSLARDHPRLKRRVVVCLEAKSRRTEDGILILGAGDFTEQLDAGNLF; this comes from the coding sequence ATGTTCGCGCGGCGGCTCAAGCTACCTCCCCCGGGCACCGAGACGTTCTTCCTGTGGGGACCCCGCCAGACGGGGAAGACTACCCTTCTCCAGGCCGCCTACCCCGACGCGCTGTGGATCGACCTGCTCAAGGCGGAGGAGTACCGGCGCTACGTGCAGAATCCCGAGCTGCTCCGCGGAGAGCTCGCGGCTCGCCCATCCGTCCGCCAGGTGGTCATCGACGAGGTGCAGAAGGTCCCGCAGCTCCTCGACGAGGCCCACTGGCTTCACGAGCGCCGAGGGATCCGCCTCGCCCTGTGCGGGTCGAGCGCCAGGAAGGTCAAGCGCGGCCAGGCCAACCTCCTCGGCGGCCGGGCCGTTCGCTACGAGCTGCTCGGCCTGACCGCGCGGGAGATCGGCCGGGAGTTCGATCTCGACCGCATGCTGAACCACGGGTACCTGCCGCTGATCTACCTGTCGAACGAGCCCCGACGGCTCCTCAACAGCTACGTCGCCGACTACTTGAAGGAGGAGGTCGCCGCGGAGGGACTCGTGCGCACCCTCCCGGTGTTCTCCGAGTTCCTCAACATCGCCGCCCTCTCCGACGCCGAGATCGTCAACTTCTCGACCATCGCGCGCGAGTGCGGCGTCTCGAGTCACACCGTCAAGGGGTACTTCGGGATCCTGGAGGACACGCTCCTCGGCCGCTGGCTCCCCGCCCATACCAGGCGCCCCAAGCGTCGGGTGATCGGCGCCCCCAAGTTCTACTTCGCCGACACGGGCGTCGTGAATCACCTTGCCCGTCGGGGCGAGCTCCACCGGGGCTCCGAGCTGTACGGCAAGGCCTTCGAGAACTGGGTCTTCCACGAGCTCTCCGCGCACAACGCGTACGCCGAGAGGTTCGCCACGCTGAGCCACTGGCGTGTCGCCAGCGGTATCGAGGTCGACTTCGTCGTCAACGACATGCAGCTCGCCATCGAGGCCAAGGCCACTGCCAGGATCACGGCGGACCACCTGAAGGGGCTGCGGTCCCTCGCCCGGGACCATCCTCGGCTCAAGCGGCGGGTCGTCGTCTGCCTCGAGGCCAAGAGCCGCCGCACCGAGGACGGAAT